GATGATCGAGGCAATAAAGCCGATGAAGGTGCAGCAGTGGGTGCAGCAACCGGAGGGGCGATCGGAACCATTACGGGTTTACTCGTAGGTTTGGGTGCACTTGCCATTCCCGGGATTGGTCCTATCATGTTAGCCGGTGCAACAGCAACCGCGTTGGCAACTACCGCAGGTGGGGCAGCGATCGGTGCAGCAGCAGGGGGCCTAATCGGTGCTTTAGTTGGCCTGGGAATTCCTGAAGAACGCGCTCAAGTGTATAAAGAGCGCGTCTCCCGGGGTGATTACTTAGTGATTGTAGATGGAAGCGAAGCAGATATTGCTCGTGCTGACACCATTTTAAATCGGGGTGGCATCGAAGAATGGGGCGTGTATGACGCTCGCAACACCCATGATGTGCATCATCAAACCGACGTTGTTCGTCGTCAAGAAACCGTGGTTGAAAATCGCACCCCCGTGGTTGAACGGGAACGGGATGTGGTTCGTACCGATGGCGATGTCGTCTATGAGGATAATGTTGTTAAGGTCGTTGACCATACCACAGAACGGGATATCCGCCGCTAAACTTTAGCTTGTTTCTAAGCAAAGGATGAGGCTGGAACCCTTGGCCTTGATTGAACTCCGTTTATACGGAATTCGGTTGCTTTAGGTCTACACAAACCCACACCCTCAAGGGTGGGGAAAAAAGCGGATAAAGCCCGAGAAGCGCGGGCTCAAGAGAAAACCGACTTTTACCAACCCGATTTGGTATTACAGGGTTCCAGCAGTCGAGATCTTGTGTTCTCATAGAGAATTTTAAACAGATAGTTTCAATTGGGGCGATTCAGATGTGCTGAGGATACCTCCCAAGCCGGTTGTGTAACCCATCAAAACTGAATCGCACATCTACCCTAAACGTAAAAAAAATTCAGGAAAATAACCATGAAAAAGATTACTCCTTTCTTACTCGGACTTGCCGTTTTATTTGGTGCCGGTGCTTGTCAGGACGTATCCCGCACCAGCGCTGATGCTCCTGTTACCGCCGACGGAACCGTAGAGGAACCCGCTCAAGTGGGAGAAACCTACGAAGATGCCCGGGATGAGACTCGCCGCGCTCAACTCGATAGCGACATTCGGGCGCGGGAAGAACGAAACAACGTTGCGGGCGACCCCCTAGAACGTGCAGATAGTGACCTAGCTAGTGAAGTTCGCAGTAAGCTAGAAGCCAATATCCCCCAGGGTAAGTTGGCCGTAATTGCTGAAGAGGGTGTGGTTACCGTGACAGGAACGGTTCCTAACCAAGAAAAATATGACTCGATCGCCACTTTAGCCCAAGAAATTCGCGGGGTAAAAGAGGTGAAAGTAGACGCACAAATTGTTGAACCGACTGAAGCCCCAGCTCCGGCAGATCAATAGAACAAGCGGGCAATTATGAGCGCGCTCATAATTGCCCCTCTTTAAAAAATCAAGGTGCGTTAGGCATTTGTCTAACGCACTTTGTTCGTTGCTGGAGGTTGAATACCCCTCGCCCCTCAATCCTAAAACCGCTGCAATTGTTTATCTTTGTCTCGGGCAAATTTCAGCAACTCCTCAGCTTCTGCGGAGACAGTGGTTCCGGCTTGCACTTGCTCCAATTGGGTGATAATTTTGCGTAAGTCGCCCGAGAGTCTTCCCCAGTCGAGACTCTCTTGCTCAACTTGTGCCAACTGCTGCCAAGTGGCGATCGCCTCTTTTGCTTGATTCAGGGTTTGCACAGACTCCTTTTCCGCCTGTAACCGCGTCGCCACAATCCCGCGATTGACCTCATATTCCGCCAGTTTTTTCTGAACCTCCAAATAGTCCGGTGCATCCGGTGTCACCTGTTCCAACCGGGCGATCGCCATATCCCACAATCGTTCAACTTGCTCCCACTGCGCTGCCGAATGGGGCGGATTTTGGGAGGCGACTGCCGCTTGCATGGCAAATGCCTTCGCCGCATCCATCGTCGTCGCCGTTTTCAAACTCCCCTCTGCCGAACCCACCACCTGTTCAAAATCCCGCATAGCTGCTGTCAGCTTGGGTTGTGCCATTTGACTCGCTAAGGTTCCTGGGGCAATTTCCACTAAGCGATCAATTGCCGACTGCCATGCCGCGATCGCCTGTTGTTTCTCCGTCAGGTTCGTTGCCTGCTGATACTCCTGTTTTGCGTTATTCAGCGCCGTTTCCACCTCCCAAAGCTGAGTCTGAGCATTCTGTTGCTGAAACAGGGTCGCTTCCATCCGCCCGATCGCCTTGCGCGCTGACTCAAACTCATCTAGCGTAAACTTCCAACTACAACCAAACAAAGTGCAGTACCGTTCCGGGTAATACCCCAAAAACCACACCGGCAGGCGATCGAGAGATTTTTGCGCCAGCTTGACCTTTTCGGTTCCCAAATCAAAATCCGCCCGACTCGTGGCATTATTGACCAGTTGATCCGCCTGTTCCACCAGAGAAATCGCTTGGCGATAATTATGGTCCATACTGATAAAACTCGGCAGCAACACCACCGGAATCGTCTTAGAAACTGGACGGCGAATCATCGGATAGGGGAGATTAAGCACCCAAATCACAGCGGCAACTCCTGCCGCCCCTCCGATCAGTCCAGGGATCCATTTGAGCGCGCTCAAGGGTCCGGGAGGACGATTTGCCTTTTCTGCCGCTTGCAAAATTTGTTCATCAAACTGAGGATAAATATCACTCAGAGTTTCTCGTAGTTCTGCCGCAGTCACGGGGTCTCCCGATTGAAGGCGAAATTTTTCTAAGCGCTTCAAAGCCATACTCTGCTGGAGTTTGCTGGCGGAATCGGTCCCAGTGGATTTTTCGATTTCGCCACGGAGGATATTAAATGCGCGATCGCTCAAACGAACCATAAACAGGACCTTGGTAATGGGTTCCGGTAAGCTGGGATGGCCTTGGCGCAGCCCTGTTGCTCAGGAGTGGGAGCAAGATCCTCGATTGGGGAATAGCGAGCATCTTGCTCCCACTCTTAAAACTTCCGCATTATCCCTAAATCTAGGGGCATCCAAGTAAATATTGCCTCAATAGTAGGGAAGATTTTCAAAATAGGCGTAAGTTTATTCTGTGATTATCTCATAACCGGATTGAGGCAAATCTAAATCAATCTTAAAATTCATGGCCACCCGGGGCGGTTGTGGCTTTATAAAAATATTTAAAATTGGGAAAGCGATCGCCTATCATAGCCGGAATGTGTCGAAAATCCGCCATTCTGGCTAATCAAGTCTTCTGGATTGTCCGCGCCGACTGCTGGCGAGGATAACCCACTCCCCTCTCAAGCGCGCTT
The DNA window shown above is from Laspinema palackyanum D2c and carries:
- a CDS encoding general stress protein, with amino-acid sequence MAITYQKRAVGTFPTRMQAERALRELKDSGFPMDRVSVIAKDENRPISDDLHGDDRGNKADEGAAVGAATGGAIGTITGLLVGLGALAIPGIGPIMLAGATATALATTAGGAAIGAAAGGLIGALVGLGIPEERAQVYKERVSRGDYLVIVDGSEADIARADTILNRGGIEEWGVYDARNTHDVHHQTDVVRRQETVVENRTPVVERERDVVRTDGDVVYEDNVVKVVDHTTERDIRR
- a CDS encoding BON domain-containing protein — protein: MKKITPFLLGLAVLFGAGACQDVSRTSADAPVTADGTVEEPAQVGETYEDARDETRRAQLDSDIRAREERNNVAGDPLERADSDLASEVRSKLEANIPQGKLAVIAEEGVVTVTGTVPNQEKYDSIATLAQEIRGVKEVKVDAQIVEPTEAPAPADQ